In the Periophthalmus magnuspinnatus isolate fPerMag1 chromosome 4, fPerMag1.2.pri, whole genome shotgun sequence genome, one interval contains:
- the LOC117369980 gene encoding prostaglandin G/H synthase 2-like — protein MYKLTAAVLLFALGVLVCEGGNPCCSQPCQNRGVCMDVGTGDYECDCTRTGFYGQNCTIPEFMTWLKITLKPSPNTVHYILTHFKGFWNIVNGISFLRNAIMSYVLTSRSHMIDSPPTYNADYGYKSWEAYSNLSYFTRTLPPVPEDCPTPMGVVGKKELPDAKELAEKLLARRRFIPDPQGTSLMFAFFAQHFTHQFFKSDMKRGPAFTEALGHGVDLSHIYGVSLDRQHKLRLFKDGKLRYQMLNGEMYPPTVRDVGVDMHYPPHVAESQRFAVGHEAFGLVPGLMMYATIWLREHNRVCDVLKEVHPHWDDERIFQTTRLILIGETIKIVIEDYVQHLSGYHFKLKFDPELLFNQKFQYQNRISSEFNTLYHWHPLMPDSFHIEERDYSYKEFVFNTTVVTEHGISNLVDSFTKQIAGRVAGGRNVPGPILYVSIKSIENSRKMRYQSLNAYRKRFNMKPYSSFEDMTGDKEMAAILEEMYGHVDAVELYPGLLVEKPRQDAIFGETMVEMGAPFSLKGLMGNAICSPEYWKPSTFGGPVGFDIINTASLQRLVCNNVRGPCPVASFHVPDVKDTGAVVINSSAAHSGGSEINPTVILKERTTEL, from the exons ATGTACAAACTCACAGCCGCGGTTCTGCTTTTTGCGCTTGGCGTTCTGGTCTGCGAAGGGG GTAATCCGTGCTGTTCACAGCCATGCCAGAACAGAGGCGTCTGCATGGACGTAGGCACAGGCGATTATGAATGTGACTGTACACGGACAGGGTTTTACGGTCAAAACTGCACAATAC CGGAGTTCATGACCTGGCTCAAAATTACCCTCAAACCTTCGCCTAATACAGTGCACTATATACTTACACATTTTAAGGGTTTCTGGAATATTGTCAATGGAATTTCATTTTTACGGAACGCCATCATGAGCTACGTCCTCACAT CTCGTTCACATATGATTGACAGCCCACCAACCTACAACGCGGATTACGGGTACAAAAGCTGGGAAGCCTATTCAAACTTGTCCTATTTCACCCGGACACTCCCCCCTGTTCCGGAGGATTGTCCAACACCGATGGGAGTAGTAG GTAAGAAGGAGCTGCCCGATGCAAAGGAATTGGCAGAGAAGCTATTAGCCCGCAGACGCTTCATCCCAGACCCACAGGGCACTAGCCTCATGTTTGCGTTCTTCGCTCAACATTTCACACACCAATTCTTCAAATCTGACATGAAGAGGGGCCCTGCTTTCACCGAAGCGCTCGGCCATGGG gtgGATCTTAGTCACATTTATGGAGTTTCTCTGGACAGACAACACAAGCTGAGACTTTTCAAAGATGGCAAACTCAGATATCAG atgCTGAATGGTGAGATGTATCCCCCAACAGTGAGGGACGTTGGTGTGGACATGCACTACCCCCCACACGTCGCAGAGTCCCAGCGGTTTGCAGTGGGGCACGAAGCCTTTGGCCTGGTCCCTGGGCTCATGATGTACGCTACGATCTGGCTGCGTGAGCACAACCGCGTATGTGATGTACTAAAGGAGGTCCACCCTCACTGGGACGATGAGAGGATATTCCAGACTACAAGACTCATTCTGATTG GTGAAACCATCAAAATTGTGATCGAGGACTACGTGCAGCATCTGAGTGGCTATCACTTTAAGCTCAAGTTTGACCCCGAGCTTCTTTTTAACCAGAAATTTCAATATCAGAACCGCATCTCCTCTGAGTTCAACACCCTGTACCACTGGCACCCGCTCATGCCCGACTCCTTCCACATCGAGGAGAGAGACTACAGTTACAAGGAGTTTGTCTTCAACACAACCGTAGTGACTGAACACGGCATCAGCAACTTGGTGGATTCATTTACCAAGCAGATCGCTGGACGG GTTGCTGGTGGTCGAAATGTCCCAGGCCCGATTCTGTATGTGTCCATCAAGTCCATTGAGAACAGCCGAAAAATGCGGTACCAGTCTCTGAACGCCTACAGGAAGAGGTTCAACATGAAGCCCTACTCCTCATTTGAAGACATGACAG GAGATAAAGaaatggcagccattttggagGAAATGTATGGACACGTGGATGCCGTGGAGCTGTACCCGGGTCTGCTGGTCGAGAAGCCCAGACAGGACGCCATTTTCGGGGAGACCATGGTGGAAATGGGTGCCCCCTTCTCCCTCAAAGGCCTCATGGGAAACGCCATCTGCTCCCCTGAATACTGGAAGCCAAGCACTTTCGGAGGCCCAGTGGGCTTCGACATCATCAACACGGCCTCGCTGCAGAGGCTAGTGTGCAACAACGTGCGGGGTCCTTGCCCTGTGGCGTCCTTTCACGTGCCTGATGTAAAAGACACAGGCGCAGTGGTTATCAACTCCAGCGCAGCACATTCAGGAGGCAGCGAAATCAACCCCACTGTAATACTGAAAGAAAGGACTACTGAACTCTAG
- the LOC117370210 gene encoding cytosolic phospholipase A2-like, whose amino-acid sequence MASNIIVEHQFSHKVTVTVVRAENVTKGALGDLLDTPDPYVELFIPTAPESRRKTKHIDNDINPKWNESFQFILDPNQPNVLEITLMDANYVMDETLGTASYELNKLTIGETKTETFLIGKVTKVQLKMSLEICTNQDLRFSVALCDKEKDFRHTRRERVMLGIKKLLDMEKPRHLPSSPHEVPVIAIAGSGGGFRAMVGFSGVMKALFESGVLDCATYIAGLSGSTWYMSTLYSHPDFPNKGPKEINRELMKRVSSNPLRLLLPQHIRNYIQALWTKKAMGQPVTFTDIFGMLIGETLIPARMDIKLSDIQNKVDQAQSPLPLFTCLHVKPDVSELMFADWVEFSPYEIGMAKYGTFMTPDLFGSKFFMGTVVKKYAENPLHFLMGVWGSAFSILFNRVIGVKDTTGGSTMEEELEQIKPQHIVGEDSLDNDDEPRKAGSENPEADEEYHRTAQASWVQRMFTSFVSDSALFNTREGRAGKVHNFMLGLNLTPSIPYNLQYTCEVPTPDDEVDAVTDPDEFDRINEPLDVKSKKIHVVDSGLTYNLPYPLILRPQRTVDLIISFDFSARPSDSSPPFKELLLAEKWARMNKLPFPKIDPKVFDREGLKECYVFKPRKGEKNCPTVIHFVLVNINFRTYKAPGVPRETEKEKEAADFDIFDDPETPFSTFNFQYNNNAFTQLHDLMEFNTLNNLEVIKDCIKDCIVARKETPSSGGLPFSLSAIPKKKLVKRDVQSKPWNNFENNKQ is encoded by the exons ATGGCTTCTAACATTATA GTGGAACATCAGTTTTCTCATAAGGTTACAGTCACCGTGGTCAGAGCAGAAAATGTGACAAAAGGAGCACTGGGAGACTTAT TGGACACTCCAGACCCATACGTGGAGCTGTTCATCCCCACTGCCCCCGaaagcagaagaaaaacaaaacacatcgaCAACGACATCAACCCGAAATGGAACGAGAGTTTCCAGTTCATCCTCGACCCAAACCAACCGAATGTCCTGGAG ATAACTCTAATGGACGCCAATTATGTGATGGACGAGACTCTCGGAACAGCGTCGTATGAGTTGAACAAACTCACAATCGgggagacaaagacagagacttTCCTTATCGGCAAA gtgACCAAAGTACAATTGAAAATGTCTTTGGAGATCTG CACAAACCAGGACCTGCGCTTCagtgtggctctgtgtgacAAAGAGAAAGACTTCAGACACACACGCAGAGAAAGAGTGATGCTCGGGATCAAGAAACTACTGGACATGGAGAAGCCACGTCACCTGCCCAGCTCGCCACATGAG gtcCCTGTGATCGCCAtagcggggtctggaggtgggTTTCGGGCCATGGTCGGGTTCTCTGGTGTTATGAAGGCCCTGTTTGAGTCTGGGGTCCTGGACTGTGCCACCTACATCGCAGGGCTGTCTGGATCCACATG GTACATGTCCACTCTCTACTCACACCCGGACTTTCCAAATAAGGGCCCTAAGGAGATCAACAGAGAATTGATGAAAAGAGTGAGCAGTAATCCACTCAGGCTGCTACTCCCCCAACATATCAGAAACTACATCCAAGCTCTGTGGACCAAGAAGGCCATGGGACAGCCAGTCACCTTCACTGATATATTTGGGATGCTCATTGGAGAGACTCTTATACCTGCG AGGATGGACATCAAACTGAGTGACATTCAGAACAAAGTGGACCAGGCTCAGagccctctccctctcttcacctgtctgCATGTCAAGCCTGACGTCTCAGAGCTCATGTTTGCAG ACTGGGTGGAGTTCAGCCCATACGAGATCGGGATGGCCAAGTATGGCACCTTCATGACCCCGGATCTGTTTGGGAGCAAGTTTTTCATGGGAACTGTTGTGAAGAAATACGCTGAGAACCCTCTGCACTTTCTGATGG GTGTGTGGGGCAGCGCCTTCTCTATCCTGTTCAACCGCGTGATAGGGGTCAAGGACACCACCGGGGGCAGTACCATGGAGGAAGAACTCG AGCAGATCAAACCTCAGCACATCGTGGGAGAGGACAGCCTGGACAATGATGATGAGCCGCGGAAAG CTGGATCAGAGAACCCGGAGGCGGACGAGGAGTACCACCGCACAGCACAAGCCAGCTGGGTCCAGAGAATGTTCACATCTTTCGTCAGCGACTCGGCTCTGTTCAACACGAGAGAGGGACGAGCGGGGAAg GTTCATAACTTCATGTTGGGGTTAAACTTGACCCCCAGCATTCCCTATAATCTACAATACACCTGTGAGGTCCCCACACCTGATGATGAAGTGGACGCTGTTACAG accCAGACGAGTTCGACCGCATTAACGAGCCTCTGGATGTGAAGAGTAAGAAGATCCATGTGGTGGACAGCGGTTTGACCTATAACCTCCCATACCCCCTCATCCTGAGACCACAGCGCACCGTCGACCTCATCATCTCCTTCGACTTCTCTGCACGACCCAGTGACTCCAGCCCCCCATTTAAA GAGCTGTTACTGGCTGAAAAATGGGCACGAATGAACAAGCTCCCTTTCCCAAAGATTGACCCGAAGGTGTTCGACCGCGAGGGACTAAAAGAATGTTACGTCTTCAAACCACGAAAAGGAGAGAAGAACTGCCCCACCGTGATCCATTTTGTCCTGGTCAACATCAACTTCAGGACGTACAAGGCGCCTG GTGTtcccagagagacagagaaggagaaagaagcTGCTGATTTTGACATCTTCGACGACCCCGAGACGCCTTTTTCCACGTTTAACTTCCAGTACAACAACAACGCATTCACCCAACTGCACGACCTCATGGAGTTCAACACGCTCAACAACCTGGAG